The Besnoitia besnoiti strain Bb-Ger1 chromosome Unknown contig00014, whole genome shotgun sequence genome contains a region encoding:
- a CDS encoding uncharacterized protein (encoded by transcript BESB_025060), translating to MNSASQHARLFALRSASHPAVFLPQAAAPRRSTSVAAPQATALRRPSRQNGVFLNGAVDCGDKRPTGALRSFSSPGSFSAPALAASPPCLHSRERFIRSPRLAGGAPRTAVTAFGASPSAGALGHPLSRDSDDSEAFPEAGKDNHEEAGDEGSPRSAEEELMREAARRPARRAGDRGWWYGALQQAFQREIREWFVQKKQGTLFHVWDPPGVVFASTKLVKSGVTPPPLPHWYFPAAVDERQLRLSPSLHSLFGLNRNASKGDGDSHASRADAGLDDEAQAESATREKTFPTCSLFFLSSSKSSAGFLMQQVVLHPETLYVAVAPDYDALFTLLRLAARAFCMDPYGFQQFPNLRVVCTHPLHVPSFFPNNLVNEVYIHLSDLPRSVAAASTSRCPLLSPSFLPRLYPRLQAGAAVFVGLETPPAAPGSPAGDSQGGPCVPNDRAMTSVSGEAHREPAVPEGVGRASTQAQGAGQPLQQLWEGQETRRGERSLAQGAATADRDYAAPMRSQEMHLLRVLRSCECVAGVENAEWLPGRLADRARSAGARGITLGGARADAHLRGHRRSRYGGRTPSKQEFLFALEGCEWPEGAEERANLAVHSPLSASELESPSCGELQPLADGLGPDDTTQRDELLSATPHSSGEMEGGIPQGFPCEGCEAEAGALSRFPGYQSKEPTSVDESDGWLGLGSFQPIRWGRPLLGVLRNVERSGVARSPRHGNPQSAENEDDCSVRSGDEDSPLHSRNPTSAPASGDGHRCKPMTHEQASCHLHSPGQGNAQRKTGPKAGATLLRLATGGRILIREKSCDDEHDSYKNPSQSASQKEQPTAGGTLFFLKAEEARGLDTTGKGPERISREPVAGTTFSYIKLRKQAPSLPNFRFLEHCMLLRRTHTTFYTYT from the exons ATGAATTCTGCATCCCAGCacgctcgcctcttcgctcttcgcTCTGCTTCGCATCCTGCTGTGTTTCTTCCCCAAGCGGCTGCGCCGAGACGCTCCACATCGGTCGCAGCCCCCCAGGCCACTGCCCTGCGGCGACCTTCTCGCCAGAATGGCGTTTTTCTCAATGGCGCGGTCGATTGTGGCGACAAGCGCCCAACTGGTGCCTTGCGATCTTTCTCCAGTCCTGGAAGTTtttccgcgccggcgcttgcCGCCTCTCCACCGTGTCTCCACTCGCGTGAGCGGTTCATCAGGAgcccccgcctcgccggcggcgcgcctcgcacggCGGTGACGGCCTTCGGAGCCTCGCCCAGCGCTGGAGCCTTGGGACACCCTCTCTCGCGGGATTCGGACGACAGCGAAGCGTTCCCTGAAGCCGGGAAAGACAACcacgaggaggcaggcgacgaaggatcacctcgcagcgccgaggaggagctgatgagggaggcggcgcgaaggcccgcgcggcgggcaggGGACAGAGGCTGGTGGTACGGGGCCTTGCAGCAAGCATTTCAGCGGGAAATACGCGAGTGGTTCGTTCAGAAAAAACAGGGGACGCTTTTTCACGTCTGGGACCCCCCCGGTGTCGTTTTTGCCTCCACCAA ACTAGTAAAGTCCGGAGTGACCCCGCCTCCCCTTCCGCATTGGTACTTCCCAGCCGCAGTAGATGAGCGTCAGCTGaggctgtcgccttcgcttcaCAGTCTCTTTGGTCTCAACCGAAACGCGTCgaaaggagacggcgactctcacgcgtcgcgcgcagatgcggggctggacgacgaggcgcaggcggagagtgcgacgcgcgagaaaacgTTCCCGACATGCagcctcttttttctctcctcaaGTAAATCTTCCGCTGGATTCCTCATGCAGCAAGTCGTGCTCCACCCCGAAACGCTCTATGTTGCGGTGGCTCCCGACTACGACGCCCTCTTTACGCTcttgcgcctcgccgctcg CGCCTTCTGTATGGATCCCTACGGGTTCCAGCAGTTTCCCAATCTTCGCGTGGTGTGCACGCATCCGCTCCACGTTCCCTCTTTCTTCCCTAACAATCTTGTCAATGAAGTCTACATCCACCTGAGCGACCTGCCCAGATCTGTTGCAGCGGCTTCCACTTCGCGTTGCCCGCTCCTTTCTCCGTCGTTCCTTCCGCGGCTCTATCCCCGACTGCAGGCCGGCGCTGCAGTCTTCGTCGGCCTCGAGACTCCTCCTGCTGCCCCGGGCTCGCCAGCAGGCGACAGCCAAGGCGGCCCGTGCGTGCCCAATGACAGAGCCATGACTAGCGTCAGCGGCGAGGCTCACAGAGAGCCGGCGGTGCCTGAGGGCGTCGGCCGCGCGTCCACCCAAGCGCAGGGGGCGGGTCAGCCTTTACAGCAACTGTGGGAAGGCCAGGAGACCAGACGTGGAGAGCGCTCGTTGGCGCAGGGCGCAGCCACGGCAGACCGCGACTACGCTGCACCTATGCGCTCTCAAGAGATGCATTTGCTTCGCGTGCTGCGATCGTGCGAGTGTGTGGCAGGCGTCGAAAATGCAGAGTGGCTGCCGGGGAGGTTGGCGGACAGggcccgcagcgccggcgcccgtgGGATTACTCTTGGTGGCGCGAGAGCTGATGCGCATTTGAGAGGGCACAGGCGTTCAAGATACGGTGGACGCACACCCAGTAAACAGGAATTCTTGTTTGCTCTGGAGGGCTGTGAGTGGCCAGAGGGTGCAGAGGAAAGGGCGAACCTCGCCGTTCATTCGCCCTTGTCGGCGAGCGAGCTCGAGTCTCCGTCGTGTGGCGAGTTACAGCCGCTCGCTGACGGGCTCGGTCCCGACGACACCACCCAGCGTGACGAGCTGCTGAGCGCGACCCCGCATTCGAGCGGGGAGATGGAGGGAGGCATTCCCCAGGGCTTCCCTTGTGAAGgctgcgaagcggaggctGGCGCACTCTCCAGGTTTCCCGGATACCAAAGCAAGGAACCCACCTCAGTAGACGAGAGCGATGGATGGCTAGGGCTGGGTTCCTTTCAACCCATACGGTGggggcggcctctgctgggTGTGTTGAGAAATGTGGAGAGATCAGGGGTCGCACGCTCTCCGAGGCACGGAAATCCCCAATCGGCAGAGAACGAGGATGACTGCTCTGTGcggagcggcgacgaggactcTCCTTTGCACAGCAGAAATCCAACCTCGGCACCAGCGAGTGGGGACGGCCACCGGTGCAAGCCGATGACGCATGAGCAGGCCAGCTGCCACCTCCACAGTCCAGGGCAAGGGAACGCGCAGCGAAAGACTGGTCCGAAAGCAGGAGCGACACTTTTGAGGTTGGCAACGGGTGGACGTATTCTCATCAGGGAAAAATCGTGCGACGACGAGCACGATTCTTACAAAAACCCCTCACAGAGTGCCTCCCAGAAAGAGCAACCGACCGCTGGGGGCACGCTTTTCTTTTtgaaggcagaggaggcgcgtggtCTCGACACCACAGGAAAAGGCCCGGAGCGGATTTCACGCGAGCCGGTGGCAGGGACGACGTTCTCGTACATCAAACTTAGGAAACAGGCTCCGTCGCTTCCAAATTTTCGCTTCCTGGAACACTGCAT GTTGCTGCGTCGCACGCACACGACGTTTTATACCTATACCTGA